One window of Dysidea avara chromosome 11, odDysAvar1.4, whole genome shotgun sequence genomic DNA carries:
- the LOC136239171 gene encoding uncharacterized protein — protein sequence MRRLSRVCTSESHPIYGKFMASLSDVIFEWDEADYSRLCDAKRSYLKQQGISQPSVRAVKKAITKDELSRHCRKKTRGVELTTIQLIEELLLKLGTATDSVGVPLFNEDMTTIWEEQKKHVPCIQDPPGMCLYTITGYIMKVGVRLPVYRCSRGTTSLESFHLHLARFIPGTSASDVHFQAYLLEGLSRWNQARERAAVQQQQCKDLRTKI from the exons ATGAGAAGATTGTCCAGAGTTTGCACTTCTGAATCCCATCCCATTTATGGAAAGTTTATGGCATCACTGTCTGATGTAATATTTGAGTGGGATGAAGCTGATTATAG TCGACTGTGTGATGCAAAGAGGAGTTACTTGAAACAACAGGGGATAAGCCAACCTTCCGTTAGAGCTGTAAAGAAAGCCATAACCAAGGATGAGCTGTCTCGCCACTGCCGTAAGAAAACTAGGGGTGTAGAGTTGACCACCATACAGCTTATTGAGGAACTGTTGCTGAAATTGGGGACAGCCACTGACTCTGTTGGTGTGCCTTTGTTTAATGAAGACATGACTACTATATGGGAGGAGCAGAAGAAGCATGTGCCATGTATTCAAGATCCTCCTGGGATGTGCTTATACACTATTACAGGCTACATTATGAAGGTTGGAGTTCGTCTGCCTGTGTACCGATGTTCACGAGGAACAACTTCTTTGGAGTCCTTTCATCTTCACCTGGCAAG ATTCATCCCTGGCACTTCAGCTAGTGATGTACACTTCCAAGCATATCTACTGGAGGGTCTATCGAGGTGGAACCAAGCACGAGAACGGGCAGCAGTTCAGCAGCAGCAGTGCAAAGATTTAAGAACTAAGATTTAA
- the LOC136239418 gene encoding uncharacterized protein, which produces MEEVTSRLQGIQLPTPPLHSAVDIPAAQEYPVSICTSPGPEHEFSEPEETTRQVRKTVTTSTITGTANTNANPQLLVTTVPDIRVAPHVLCRVLATSTANATFTSAEGHTGTQLVPVVREVEVAVAPRTMSKTCEWREKRRQAEAAAGLDVPPPPKCRRPYCCAK; this is translated from the exons ATGGAGGAAGTAACTTCAAGATTGCAGGGAATTCAACTGCCCACACCACCATTACATTCAGCGGTTGACATCCCTGCTGCACAAGAATACCCTGTGTCTATTTGCACTTCTCCAGGACCAGAACATGAGTTTTCTGAGCCAGAAGAGACAACCAGGCAGGTTAGAAAAACAGTTACTACCAGCACAATTACAGGAACAGCAAATACAAATGCCAACCCACAACTCCTTGTGACCACTGTACCTGATATTCGTGTGGCACCACACGTGCTGTGTAGAGTATTAGCTACCTCAACAGCAAATGCTACATTTACTAGTGCAGAG GGACATACTGGAACCCAACTAGTGCCAGTAGTGAGAGAAGTAGAGGTAGCTGTGGCACCAC GAACCATGTCTAAAACATGTGAGTGGCGGGAGAAGAGAAGACAAGCAGAAGCTGCTGCTGGCCTAGATGTTCCCCCTCCACCTAAATGCAGAAGACCGTATTGCTGTGCAAAGTGA